The following coding sequences are from one Enterococcus sp. 4G2_DIV0659 window:
- the infB gene encoding translation initiation factor IF-2: MGKKRVYELAKEINQSSKDVVEKAHALGMDVKNHMGALSSDDESKLRQAFGGNKPAQGQQKPVAKVHGGQPQTKPANPKPANQNGNRPNQQQNGQQNRPQQNNQNRPAQSGQQNNQNRNNQNRNMQGSSQNMTQNRTQQNNQNRPAQSGQANNQNRNNQNNNNQNRNTQNTTQNRPQQGQSNNNQGNQNRTNSNTGNRNSSFGGGGGQNRNRNGGYNNQNRNRFNKKGKKGKYQESTKPAVPARKFRELPDVLEYTEGMNVADIAKKIHREPAEIIKKLFMMGVMVNQNQSLDKETIELLAVDYGMEPQEKVQVDVADIDKFFEPEALVEENLVTRPPVVTIMGHVDHGKTTLLDTLRNSRVTSGEAGGITQHIGAYQIDIDGKPITFLDTPGHAAFTSMRARGAGITDITILVVAADDGVMPQTIEAINHAKAAEVPIIVAVNKVDKPGANPDHVKQELSEHGLIPEEWGGDTIFVNISAKFNQNIDELLENILLIAEVEDLKADPTQRAIGTVIEARLDKGKGPVATLLVQQGSLKVGDPIVVGNTFGRVRVMTNDIGRRDKAVGPATPVEITGLNDVPQAGDRFVVFEDEKTARQAGEERGKRAVLEQRSASSRVTLDNLFESLKEGELKDVNVIIKADVQGTAEALAASLQKIDVEGVRVKIVHSAVGAINESDVTLAAASNAIIIGFNVRPTPQAKQQAEQEEVDIRLHRIIYKAIEEIETAMKGMLDPEFEEKITGQMTVRELYKVSKVGTIAGCYVTEGSIRRDSGVRVIRDGIVIFEGKLSSLKRFKDDAKEVKLGFECGAMVENFNDLKVDDVIEGFVMEEIKN, encoded by the coding sequence GACAACCACAAACAAAACCAGCAAATCCAAAACCAGCTAACCAAAATGGAAATAGACCAAACCAACAACAAAACGGACAACAAAACCGTCCACAACAAAATAACCAGAACCGTCCAGCACAATCAGGACAACAAAATAACCAAAATCGTAACAACCAAAATCGAAACATGCAAGGAAGCAGCCAAAATATGACTCAAAACCGAACACAACAAAACAACCAAAATCGTCCAGCACAATCAGGACAAGCAAATAACCAAAACCGTAACAATCAAAATAACAACAACCAAAATCGTAATACACAAAATACGACGCAAAACCGTCCACAACAAGGACAAAGCAATAACAACCAAGGCAATCAAAACCGGACTAATAGTAATACTGGAAACCGCAACAGTAGTTTTGGCGGAGGCGGAGGTCAAAATCGTAACCGTAATGGTGGCTATAACAACCAAAACCGCAACAGATTCAACAAAAAAGGGAAAAAAGGCAAGTACCAAGAATCAACCAAACCAGCAGTACCAGCGCGTAAGTTCCGTGAATTGCCAGATGTATTAGAATATACAGAAGGCATGAACGTAGCAGATATCGCGAAGAAGATTCACCGTGAACCAGCTGAAATTATCAAAAAACTCTTTATGATGGGCGTAATGGTCAACCAAAACCAATCGCTAGATAAAGAAACGATTGAACTGTTGGCTGTTGATTATGGTATGGAACCGCAAGAAAAAGTTCAAGTAGATGTTGCTGATATCGATAAATTCTTTGAACCGGAAGCTTTAGTTGAAGAAAATCTTGTGACACGTCCACCAGTTGTAACGATTATGGGTCACGTTGACCATGGTAAAACAACGTTACTTGATACTTTACGTAATTCACGAGTAACTTCAGGTGAAGCAGGCGGTATTACACAACATATCGGTGCATACCAAATCGATATTGATGGTAAACCAATCACTTTCTTGGACACACCAGGACATGCGGCTTTCACAAGTATGCGTGCACGCGGAGCAGGTATTACTGATATTACAATCTTAGTCGTTGCTGCAGATGATGGTGTAATGCCGCAAACAATCGAAGCAATCAATCATGCGAAAGCGGCTGAAGTGCCAATTATCGTAGCGGTTAATAAAGTAGATAAACCAGGTGCTAATCCAGATCACGTAAAACAAGAATTAAGTGAACACGGATTGATTCCAGAAGAGTGGGGCGGAGATACGATTTTCGTCAATATCTCAGCTAAATTCAACCAAAACATCGACGAATTATTAGAAAATATTCTTTTAATTGCAGAAGTAGAAGACTTGAAGGCAGATCCAACACAACGTGCTATCGGTACTGTAATTGAGGCACGTCTTGATAAAGGAAAAGGACCAGTTGCAACATTACTTGTTCAACAAGGTTCATTGAAAGTTGGAGATCCAATCGTTGTCGGAAACACATTTGGTCGAGTTCGTGTGATGACGAATGATATTGGTCGCCGTGACAAAGCTGTAGGACCTGCTACTCCAGTTGAAATTACTGGATTGAATGATGTACCTCAAGCAGGAGATCGTTTTGTGGTCTTTGAAGATGAGAAAACCGCTCGTCAAGCTGGTGAAGAACGTGGTAAACGTGCTGTACTTGAACAACGTTCAGCTAGCAGCCGTGTGACGTTAGACAATCTATTTGAAAGTCTTAAAGAAGGCGAATTAAAAGATGTTAATGTTATTATTAAAGCAGATGTACAAGGGACAGCAGAAGCATTAGCTGCAAGTTTGCAAAAAATCGATGTTGAAGGCGTTCGTGTGAAAATCGTTCACTCTGCTGTAGGTGCGATCAACGAAAGTGATGTTACTCTTGCTGCGGCAAGTAATGCAATCATTATCGGATTTAATGTGCGTCCAACACCGCAAGCAAAACAACAAGCGGAACAAGAAGAAGTAGATATTCGTTTACACCGGATTATCTATAAAGCAATCGAAGAAATCGAAACAGCGATGAAAGGAATGCTTGATCCTGAATTCGAAGAAAAAATCACAGGTCAAATGACGGTTCGTGAATTGTATAAAGTTTCGAAAGTCGGAACGATTGCTGGATGTTATGTTACTGAAGGATCTATCCGCCGTGATAGTGGTGTTCGTGTAATCCGTGACGGAATTGTTATTTTTGAAGGCAAATTATCTAGTTTGAAACGCTTCAAAGACGACGCTAAAGAAGTTAAACTTGGCTTTGAATGTGGTGCCATGGTTGAAAACTTCAATGACCTTAAAGTTGATGATGTCATCGAAGGTTTTGTGATGGAAGAAATCAAAAATTAA
- the rbfA gene encoding 30S ribosome-binding factor RbfA: protein MANYRDRRVGQEIMREINDILRKRVRDPRVQEITITDVRVTGDLQQATIYYSLLSDLASDQQKAQQGLDKAKGLIRKELGQRLTLYKTPELIFEKDESVQYGNHIDDLIRKLNQGE, encoded by the coding sequence ATGGCAAATTATCGTGACCGCCGAGTGGGTCAAGAAATCATGCGGGAAATCAATGATATCTTGAGAAAACGTGTTAGAGACCCGCGTGTGCAAGAGATTACGATTACCGATGTTCGGGTGACTGGTGATCTACAACAAGCGACGATTTATTACAGTTTGTTATCTGATTTAGCTTCTGATCAACAAAAAGCGCAACAAGGATTAGATAAAGCAAAAGGATTGATCCGTAAAGAATTAGGTCAGCGTTTAACATTATATAAAACGCCAGAATTGATTTTTGAAAAAGATGAATCTGTTCAATATGGGAATCATATTGATGACTTGATTCGTAAGTTGAATCAAGGAGAATAG
- a CDS encoding coiled-coil domain-containing protein — protein sequence MKKKRWSLVAVCMITVAGTMMPISSLAETVDKKIKQQDQEISALKEKQNGITSQITELEEEIASIFDEGIALNKQKTNLAQESEQLKKDIVALDVRINKRTEAIRKQGRNVQVNGQGTQILDILLNSKSISDAVGRAQAISSILTANNELVEQQKQDKLLIEDKKTTIENNLTSIEEASTKLEKKKENLIAKQADLNVLKAKAESETSGAENAKNSLLKQQQEALKAQVATEAKNKEEKKVAASSDSSKATEKQSVQKEESSETTTAPSTSNNTEEPSSSKPEENITDNNTNNPGTTKPSETPDVPVTPPATSGDATFQALNALRAAHGLSPVSWDAGLAASATSRASLMQDFQIPSDHWNRGDEVIAFMFAPGNSVIMAWYNETNMVSPSGTGHRDWELNPGMTRVGFGYVGDVIVGHSA from the coding sequence GTGAAGAAAAAAAGATGGTCATTAGTAGCAGTGTGCATGATTACAGTTGCAGGTACGATGATGCCGATAAGTTCGTTAGCTGAGACAGTTGATAAAAAAATAAAACAACAAGATCAAGAAATTTCAGCGTTAAAAGAGAAACAAAATGGGATAACTTCACAAATCACTGAGCTAGAAGAAGAGATAGCTTCGATTTTTGATGAAGGAATCGCTTTAAATAAACAAAAAACAAATTTAGCACAAGAATCTGAGCAACTCAAAAAAGATATTGTTGCTTTGGACGTGCGAATCAATAAACGAACTGAAGCGATACGTAAACAAGGCAGAAATGTTCAAGTAAATGGACAAGGCACTCAAATTCTTGATATTCTTTTAAATTCAAAATCAATTTCTGACGCGGTCGGAAGAGCTCAAGCAATATCTTCCATTTTGACAGCTAATAATGAATTGGTTGAGCAACAAAAACAAGATAAATTGCTTATAGAAGATAAAAAAACGACGATTGAAAACAATCTAACCTCTATAGAAGAGGCAAGTACTAAACTTGAAAAAAAGAAAGAAAATTTAATTGCGAAACAGGCAGACTTGAATGTACTAAAAGCAAAGGCTGAGTCGGAAACATCTGGTGCTGAAAATGCAAAAAATTCACTATTGAAGCAACAACAAGAAGCATTAAAAGCTCAGGTTGCAACGGAAGCGAAAAATAAAGAAGAGAAAAAAGTTGCTGCTTCTAGCGATTCATCTAAAGCAACAGAGAAACAATCTGTTCAAAAAGAAGAGTCTAGTGAGACAACCACGGCGCCTTCTACTTCTAACAATACTGAAGAGCCAAGTTCAAGTAAGCCAGAAGAAAATATTACTGATAATAATACAAATAACCCAGGAACGACCAAACCGTCAGAAACGCCTGATGTTCCAGTGACACCGCCAGCTACCTCTGGTGATGCAACATTCCAAGCGTTAAATGCTTTACGAGCAGCCCATGGGTTGAGTCCTGTAAGTTGGGATGCTGGTCTTGCAGCTTCTGCTACAAGTAGAGCGTCACTTATGCAAGATTTCCAAATACCATCAGATCATTGGAACAGAGGGGACGAAGTGATTGCGTTCATGTTTGCTCCAGGAAATTCTGTGATCATGGCTTGGTATAACGAAACAAATATGGTATCTCCATCAGGAACAGGACATCGTGATTGGGAATTAAATCCTGGTATGACACGTGTCGGATTCGGTTACGTGGGTGACGTGATTGTAGGACATTCTGCATAA
- a CDS encoding MucBP domain-containing protein, whose translation MKKRILPSVLTVVFSFSILTSVNQEVFANEQRVNQDKAEFNFYAVGLKAHDLEIDQDEKFDPFDKRIGLEATDKMAGDLTNKIEVIHNDVNSSVPGNYKVTYRVKNSRNEVAEKTIKVSVRINNTWPNGQASGWKMFSGHDVQLQHNPKEALIGDYTFYSDSHSSIYKHFTENDGLKKGTEYRVTIYVKPVNGKPESNRVKVSLKEDPAGKDSRELLNTFASKEQLAEKGYYRVTKTFKVGENETNPLIVVENFSAGYIGSINISKTVEPPKQAAPITIKYVEHEWWNFPNGTELATSDTITGNIGETYETKPKFIQGYRVDKKTQNTSGVFTTEPQTVTYAYTRVAYDVRNFAEKEADRMSNQLIGKDIEKALAKQQKKLGYLIGDELKLEGVSTKWTRTIPESSSVQINDETRVYGSTEFAYFKANLSNSFNEITIKKTYNEDSSDRLAFAISTSYKYFVEQWDAQKEQWIKSSSAFTGPSFGNGILDFSGYYEIAPNLDLQIIKNEMDIQKDSSFNIKPEVFYKELSSAGGTRSKFVNIPDLSKLGQQTVQIRVWDQYVTQYGWDRVDGIEDSDWESGARPLNSKHYKTFDVTFNVVEKK comes from the coding sequence ATGAAAAAGCGAATTCTACCATCAGTGTTAACTGTAGTATTTTCTTTTAGTATACTTACTAGCGTCAATCAAGAGGTTTTTGCGAATGAGCAACGTGTTAATCAGGATAAAGCAGAGTTTAATTTTTATGCAGTTGGATTAAAAGCGCATGATTTAGAAATTGATCAGGATGAAAAATTTGATCCATTTGACAAAAGAATAGGTTTAGAGGCGACTGACAAAATGGCTGGAGATTTAACGAATAAAATTGAGGTTATCCATAATGATGTGAATAGTTCAGTACCTGGTAATTATAAAGTGACCTATCGAGTGAAAAATAGTCGAAATGAAGTGGCAGAAAAGACAATTAAAGTAAGTGTGAGAATTAATAATACATGGCCAAATGGTCAAGCATCTGGTTGGAAAATGTTTTCTGGTCATGATGTTCAACTTCAACATAATCCTAAAGAGGCCTTAATTGGTGATTATACATTCTATTCTGATAGTCATTCAAGTATATATAAACACTTTACTGAGAATGATGGGTTAAAAAAAGGAACAGAATATCGTGTGACGATCTATGTTAAACCCGTAAATGGTAAACCAGAAAGCAATCGAGTTAAAGTTTCTTTAAAAGAGGATCCAGCAGGCAAGGATAGCCGAGAGTTGCTTAATACATTTGCATCTAAAGAGCAATTGGCAGAAAAAGGATATTATAGAGTGACAAAAACCTTTAAAGTAGGAGAAAATGAAACAAATCCCTTGATTGTTGTTGAGAATTTTAGCGCTGGTTATATTGGTTCTATTAATATTTCTAAAACGGTTGAGCCGCCAAAACAAGCTGCTCCTATAACGATAAAGTATGTTGAGCATGAATGGTGGAATTTTCCAAATGGTACTGAATTAGCTACATCTGACACAATAACTGGAAATATTGGTGAGACCTATGAAACAAAACCTAAATTTATTCAAGGATACCGAGTAGATAAAAAGACACAAAACACATCTGGCGTGTTTACTACTGAACCCCAAACGGTCACTTATGCTTATACTAGAGTCGCTTATGATGTAAGAAATTTTGCAGAGAAAGAAGCAGATAGAATGTCTAATCAATTGATCGGAAAAGACATTGAAAAAGCACTAGCAAAACAACAAAAAAAATTAGGCTACTTAATTGGAGATGAATTGAAGCTAGAGGGTGTATCTACAAAATGGACGAGAACGATTCCAGAGAGTTCTAGCGTTCAAATAAATGATGAGACCAGAGTTTATGGAAGTACTGAATTTGCATATTTCAAAGCAAACCTTTCTAATTCATTTAATGAAATTACCATAAAAAAGACTTATAATGAAGATAGTTCTGATAGATTGGCTTTCGCAATAAGTACTTCTTATAAATACTTTGTCGAACAATGGGATGCTCAAAAAGAGCAATGGATCAAGAGTAGTAGCGCCTTTACAGGTCCCTCTTTCGGTAACGGTATCCTAGATTTTTCTGGTTATTATGAGATTGCTCCAAACTTAGATTTACAGATAATTAAAAATGAAATGGATATCCAAAAAGATTCTTCATTTAATATTAAACCAGAAGTATTTTATAAAGAATTATCCAGTGCTGGAGGAACCAGGTCGAAATTTGTTAACATACCAGACCTTTCCAAGCTTGGCCAACAAACAGTTCAAATCCGTGTCTGGGATCAGTATGTAACACAGTATGGATGGGATAGAGTAGATGGTATAGAGGATTCGGACTGGGAAAGTGGAGCGAGACCTCTAAATTCTAAACATTATAAAACATTTGATGTGACATTCAATGTTGTTGAAAAAAAATAA
- the truB gene encoding tRNA pseudouridine(55) synthase TruB, with protein sequence MDGILPLWKEAGMTSHDCVFKLRKILHTKKIGHGGTLDPDVSGVLPICVGKGTKVIEYMVDSGKTYEGEITLGFSTTTEDASGEIVENVTLSKAFSNEEIDAAMEKMTGMITQIPPMFSAVKVNGKRLYEYARNGEEVERPVRKAMIYSFQRTSDPVFNTERGTQSWRFKVECGKGTYVRTLSVDTGVALGVPAHMSDLTRTASGGLTAEQCLTLEQVAERMAKNNIDETLLPIETAIGQFPRIDLSVELYQKVKNGMRLSRVELGLKEMPKDLIALFYQDQVVSLYMAHPTKTNMLKPSKVLRNN encoded by the coding sequence ATGGACGGTATTTTACCCTTATGGAAAGAAGCTGGCATGACAAGTCATGACTGTGTCTTTAAACTTAGGAAAATTTTACATACAAAAAAAATTGGTCACGGCGGTACACTTGATCCCGATGTGTCAGGTGTTTTGCCTATTTGTGTCGGTAAAGGAACGAAAGTAATTGAATACATGGTTGATTCTGGAAAGACTTATGAAGGAGAAATTACGCTTGGTTTTTCCACAACAACAGAAGATGCTAGTGGAGAAATAGTGGAGAATGTGACTCTTTCAAAAGCATTCTCGAATGAAGAAATTGATGCTGCAATGGAGAAAATGACAGGCATGATTACCCAAATTCCACCAATGTTTTCAGCGGTCAAAGTCAATGGAAAACGCCTCTATGAATATGCTAGGAATGGAGAAGAAGTCGAACGACCTGTAAGAAAAGCGATGATTTATTCATTTCAGCGGACGAGTGATCCTGTATTTAATACAGAAAGAGGAACCCAAAGCTGGCGTTTTAAAGTAGAATGTGGCAAAGGAACCTACGTAAGAACTTTGTCGGTAGACACGGGTGTAGCTTTAGGTGTTCCTGCCCACATGTCTGATTTAACGCGTACAGCAAGCGGAGGGTTAACTGCTGAACAATGTTTGACGCTAGAGCAAGTCGCAGAAAGAATGGCGAAAAACAACATTGATGAAACGTTATTACCAATCGAAACAGCCATTGGACAATTTCCACGCATTGATTTATCAGTTGAGCTTTACCAAAAAGTAAAAAATGGCATGCGCTTAAGCCGTGTTGAATTGGGACTAAAAGAGATGCCCAAAGACTTAATCGCCTTATTTTATCAAGATCAAGTTGTTAGTTTATATATGGCGCACCCAACAAAAACCAATATGTTAAAACCAAGCAAAGTACTAAGAAATAATTAA
- the ribF gene encoding riboflavin biosynthesis protein RibF encodes MQVIPIRHPYSAEQIPTDEVVMVLGFFDGVHKGHQKVIETGKKIAEKKGVKLAVMTFNQHPSIVFQKVLPEHMKYLNSLEQKEQLMEKQGVDILYVIEFTSAFAHLAPQEFVDQYIVGLNAVAAVSGFDYTYGPKEVADVAHLPGYANNRFEVITVNKEELDGEKISSTRIRELMEHGRMGEVTELLGYVYETEGTVVHGDARGRLLGFPTANIKVKSTVRLPRIGVYAVKIQVGNTWYVGMGSIGHNDTFGDGRELTVEVYILNFHQDIYGEQVTVRWNHYLRDQVKFDGADNLIIQLKQDEVDTAAYFWESED; translated from the coding sequence ATGCAAGTTATTCCAATACGTCACCCCTATAGTGCAGAGCAAATTCCAACTGATGAAGTTGTTATGGTACTAGGATTTTTTGATGGTGTGCACAAAGGTCATCAAAAAGTAATTGAAACTGGCAAAAAAATTGCTGAAAAAAAAGGTGTGAAATTGGCTGTAATGACCTTTAATCAGCACCCTTCAATTGTTTTTCAAAAAGTATTGCCAGAGCATATGAAATACTTAAACAGCTTAGAGCAAAAAGAACAGCTAATGGAAAAACAAGGAGTAGATATTTTATATGTAATTGAATTTACTTCTGCTTTTGCCCATCTAGCTCCGCAAGAATTTGTTGACCAATATATTGTTGGATTGAATGCAGTAGCTGCTGTTTCAGGATTTGATTATACCTATGGACCGAAGGAAGTAGCAGATGTTGCTCATTTGCCTGGATATGCAAATAATCGATTTGAAGTTATTACGGTGAATAAGGAAGAATTAGACGGTGAAAAAATTAGTTCAACCCGGATCCGAGAATTGATGGAACATGGGCGAATGGGAGAAGTTACTGAACTGTTAGGTTACGTGTATGAAACTGAGGGTACTGTGGTTCATGGTGATGCTAGAGGACGATTATTGGGGTTTCCGACAGCTAATATCAAGGTGAAAAGCACTGTGCGTTTACCTAGAATCGGAGTGTATGCGGTAAAAATTCAGGTTGGTAATACTTGGTATGTTGGTATGGGGTCAATAGGCCATAATGATACTTTTGGTGATGGTCGTGAATTGACAGTGGAAGTTTACATTTTGAATTTCCATCAAGATATCTATGGTGAACAAGTGACGGTTCGTTGGAATCATTATTTACGTGACCAAGTCAAATTTGATGGAGCGGATAATTTGATTATTCAATTGAAACAAGATGAAGTTGACACAGCGGCCTATTTTTGGGAAAGTGAGGATTAA
- the hemW gene encoding radical SAM family heme chaperone HemW, whose amino-acid sequence MTSAYIHIPFCEHICFYCDFNKVFLEGQPVDEYIQSLLTEIRLTKEQYPSDTIETIYIGGGTPTSLSAKQLAVLLEGVQELLPFDNKNEFTIEANPGDLTQEKLHVMKAYGVNRLSMGVQTFDNQLLKKIGRKHTAEDVYETMKLLEKEDFLNVSIDLIYALPGQTLEGFRDTLNRAIELNLPHYSLYSLILENKTMFMNWVRQGRLQLPDQDIEAQMFEETIVAMEKAGRYQYEVSNFALKGQESKHNLVYWNNEHYYGFGAGASGYLGHTRYKNHGPIQHYLKPLRENKLPTVETEILTLNNQMEEELFLGLRKKDGVSKQRFKDKFGLSINQVYEKIIPELVQKELLVETADYLQLSEQGLFVGNDVFEAFLIDKE is encoded by the coding sequence ATGACCTCAGCATATATCCATATCCCGTTTTGTGAACATATTTGTTTCTACTGCGATTTTAACAAAGTCTTTTTAGAAGGACAACCAGTTGATGAGTATATTCAAAGTCTACTGACAGAAATTCGTTTAACCAAAGAGCAATATCCAAGCGATACTATCGAAACCATTTACATTGGTGGTGGGACACCAACCTCATTATCTGCCAAACAATTAGCTGTATTACTGGAAGGTGTGCAAGAGTTGTTGCCTTTTGATAATAAAAACGAGTTTACAATAGAGGCAAATCCAGGAGATTTAACGCAGGAAAAGTTGCATGTGATGAAAGCGTACGGTGTTAACCGTCTATCAATGGGGGTACAGACATTTGATAATCAATTGTTGAAAAAGATCGGACGCAAACACACCGCAGAAGATGTTTATGAAACAATGAAACTTTTAGAAAAAGAAGATTTCTTAAATGTTAGTATTGATTTGATTTATGCATTACCAGGACAGACATTAGAAGGCTTTCGTGATACATTAAATCGAGCGATTGAACTGAATTTACCGCATTACTCTCTCTATTCTTTAATTTTAGAAAATAAAACAATGTTTATGAATTGGGTTCGTCAAGGACGTTTACAGTTGCCAGATCAAGATATTGAAGCGCAGATGTTCGAAGAAACAATCGTAGCCATGGAAAAAGCTGGTCGATATCAATATGAAGTGAGTAATTTCGCATTAAAAGGCCAGGAAAGCAAACATAATTTGGTTTATTGGAATAATGAACATTATTATGGGTTTGGAGCAGGAGCTAGCGGTTATTTAGGACATACCCGCTACAAAAATCATGGACCAATTCAGCATTATCTGAAGCCGTTACGAGAGAATAAATTGCCAACAGTCGAAACAGAAATTCTTACGTTGAACAATCAAATGGAAGAAGAATTATTTTTAGGATTGCGTAAAAAAGATGGTGTGTCGAAACAACGATTTAAAGACAAATTTGGTCTATCTATAAATCAAGTTTACGAAAAAATAATTCCTGAATTGGTTCAAAAAGAGCTATTAGTCGAAACAGCCGATTACCTCCAACTTAGCGAACAAGGTTTATTTGTTGGGAATGATGTATTTGAAGCCTTTTTGATAGATAAGGAATAA
- the hrcA gene encoding heat-inducible transcriptional repressor HrcA — translation MITERQKNILRLIIQEYTNTGMPVGSKKLMDEGIQSSSATIRNDMKSLEEHGLLLKTHSSSGRIPSMDGYRYYVDHLLSPAEIERDELETIRHSLGKEFHEINDIIEQSAEILSDLTSYTAFSLGPEVKERRLTGFRIVPLNERQIIAIIVTDKGNVESQVFAIPASISSQDLEKMTQIINDKLVGQPLLTVYHRLRTEIPMILHRYFQTPDGMMNLFDAMLGHAFEEKVFVSGRMNLLNFSAQKDIEQLKSVYSFMQNTDAITHLLTTDERTDTQIAIRIGSEIGNDLLDNMSMITATYEVAGHGKGTIALLGPTSMPYSKMFGLVDVFRHELASKLGAYYRYLDE, via the coding sequence ATGATAACTGAAAGACAAAAGAATATTTTGCGGCTTATCATCCAAGAATACACGAATACAGGGATGCCTGTAGGGTCAAAGAAATTGATGGATGAAGGAATCCAATCAAGTTCTGCTACAATTCGTAATGACATGAAATCCTTGGAAGAGCACGGACTTTTACTAAAGACACATTCGTCTTCTGGTAGAATTCCTTCTATGGATGGTTATCGTTATTATGTGGATCATTTATTAAGTCCAGCTGAAATTGAGCGTGATGAGTTGGAAACAATTCGTCATTCGTTAGGCAAAGAATTCCACGAAATCAATGATATCATTGAACAATCTGCTGAAATTCTTTCTGACTTAACAAGTTACACAGCTTTTTCTTTAGGTCCAGAAGTAAAGGAAAGAAGATTGACTGGTTTTAGAATCGTGCCACTAAATGAACGGCAAATCATAGCAATCATCGTTACTGACAAAGGCAATGTTGAAAGTCAGGTATTTGCGATACCAGCATCTATTTCAAGTCAAGATTTAGAGAAAATGACTCAAATCATTAATGATAAATTAGTTGGACAACCACTCTTGACGGTCTATCATCGATTGCGAACAGAGATCCCAATGATTTTGCATCGGTATTTTCAAACGCCTGATGGTATGATGAATTTATTTGATGCAATGTTAGGGCATGCATTTGAAGAAAAAGTATTCGTCAGTGGTCGGATGAACCTTTTAAATTTCAGCGCACAAAAGGACATTGAGCAACTAAAATCTGTTTATTCTTTTATGCAAAACACGGATGCGATTACGCATCTACTAACGACAGATGAAAGAACAGATACACAAATAGCCATTCGGATCGGTTCAGAAATAGGAAATGATTTACTTGATAACATGAGTATGATTACAGCGACATATGAAGTCGCAGGTCATGGTAAGGGGACAATTGCTTTATTAGGTCCTACAAGTATGCCTTATTCCAAAATGTTTGGTCTAGTGGATGTTTTTCGCCATGAATTAGCTTCAAAACTTGGTGCTTATTATCGCTATCTTGATGAGTAA
- the grpE gene encoding nucleotide exchange factor GrpE, which yields MSKKEETNEELQEEQVESVDESTASETEVELTELEKTQAELSEMEDKFLRARAEIANMSNRFKNERELLVRYRSQDLGKKLLPSIDNLERAMAIEVDDEQGASLKKGISMVLESVQAALKEEGIEEIPTMGETFDPNLHQAVQTIPASEETPADTIVEVLQKGYKLHDRVLRASMVIVAQ from the coding sequence GTGAGTAAAAAAGAGGAAACAAACGAAGAGTTACAAGAAGAACAAGTTGAATCAGTTGATGAATCAACGGCTTCTGAAACAGAAGTTGAATTAACAGAACTTGAGAAAACCCAAGCTGAACTATCAGAAATGGAAGACAAATTTCTAAGAGCACGTGCTGAAATTGCTAATATGAGCAATCGTTTTAAAAATGAACGTGAACTTCTAGTTCGTTATCGTTCGCAAGATTTGGGTAAAAAGTTATTACCTTCAATTGATAACTTAGAGCGTGCAATGGCAATTGAAGTAGATGATGAACAAGGTGCAAGCTTGAAAAAAGGAATCTCAATGGTTCTTGAAAGTGTACAAGCTGCATTGAAAGAAGAAGGCATCGAAGAAATTCCGACAATGGGTGAAACATTCGACCCTAATTTACATCAAGCAGTTCAAACGATTCCAGCAAGTGAAGAAACACCTGCGGATACAATCGTTGAAGTGCTACAAAAAGGATATAAACTACACGATCGCGTTTTACGAGCAAGCATGGTTATCGTTGCCCAATAA